A window from Zonotrichia leucophrys gambelii isolate GWCS_2022_RI unplaced genomic scaffold, RI_Zleu_2.0 Scaffold_38_522144, whole genome shotgun sequence encodes these proteins:
- the LOC135460393 gene encoding zinc finger protein 239-like, which yields MEEEAARKRKMLQDSQAGTELKVEIKEEKSPWQSIAEEAVLSTSTAQEANGEEKPQRPHTRRGCKPSPGCSKEERDPLCQEGGQSFSQSSELVKKPDMGEKLHKCLECGKSFGRSFHLLRHQMIHTGERPYECLECGKSFGRSSCLIRHRVIHTGERPYNCRECGKSFSDRSNLLTHQRLHSKVRPFECWECGKSFSTRSDLIQHEKIHSGQRLYECPECAKRFRTSSHLLLHQRIHTDERPFRCPDCGKGFKRNSHLTLHRRTHTGERPYECGECGKSFTSSSGLTQHQRTHQ from the exons atggaggaggaggctgcaaggaagaggaagatgctccaggacagccaggcag gcACTGAGCTGAAGGTAGAGATCAAGGAGGAGAAATCCCCCTGGCAGAGCATTGCGGAAGAGGCTGTTTTGAGCAcctccacagcacaggaagCCAATGGGGAAGAGAAGCCCCAGAGACCCCACACAAGGAGGGGCTGcaagcccagcccagggtgctccaaggaGGAAAGAGACCCCCTGTGCCAGGAAGGTGgccagagcttcagccagagctcagagctggtgaagAAGCCTGACATGGGGGAGAAGCTGCACAAatgcttggagtgtgggaagagcttcgGCCGGAGCTTCCACCTCCTCCGgcaccagatgatccacacaGGGGAACGCCCCTATGAATGCttggaatgtgggaagagcttcgGCCGGAGCTCCTGTCTGATCCGCCATCGGGTAATTCACACAGGGGAACGGCCCTACAACTGCAGGGAATGTGGGAAAAGCTTCAGTGACCGCTCCAACCTCCTCACCCACCAGCGCCTGCACTCCAAGGTACGGCCCTTTGAGTGttgggagtgtgggaagagcttcagcacCAGGTCTGACCTGATCCAGCACGAGAAGATCCACAGTGGACAACGGCTCTATGAGTGTCCTGAGTGTGCAAAGAGATTTCGGaccagctcccatctcctcctgcatCAGCGCATTCACACAGacgagaggcccttccgctgccccgactgtgggaagggcttcaaacGCAACTCCCACCTCACCCTGCACCGGCGcacccacactggggagaggccctacgagtgtggggagtgtgggaagagcttcaccagcagctctggcttgACTCAACACCAACGGACACACCAGTAA
- the LOC135460390 gene encoding zinc finger protein 239-like isoform X2 gives MEEETARKRKMLWDTQAGNDLHTEAREDKSPCQNLVEEAVLSSSTAQEFSKEEKPRRSPTRCSFKPSPGSSEEERPTQCQERSQSSELVIHEQLPDREKPYKCLECGKSFSWSSHLIRHQRIHTGERPYTCGECGKSFSQSSDLVVHQRLHTGERPYKCLECGKNFSKRSSLTYHQRFHTGERPHVCLECGKGFIQSSHLISHRRLHTGERPYNCLECGKSFNRSFSLVIHQRVHTGERPHECHECGKRFQSSSDLVLHQRMHAGERPFRCSDCRKAFIRSSDLVKHWRVHTGERPYTCGECGKSFTQSSALTSHQRTHW, from the exons ATGGAGGAGGAGActgcgaggaagaggaagatgctctgggacacccaggcag GGAATGACCTGCACACAGAGGCCAGGGAAGACAAATCCCCATGTCAGAACCTCGTGGAAGAGGCTGTTTtaagcagctccacagcacaggaatTCAGCAAGGAGGAAAAGCCCCGGAGATCCCCCACAAGATGCAGCTTtaaacccagcccagggagctctgaggaggaaagacccacccagtgccaggaacgcagccagagctcagagctggtgatCCATGAGCAGCTTCCTGACAGGGAGAAGCCctacaagtgcttggagtgtgggaagagcttcagctgGAGCTCCCACCTCATCCGGCACCAGAGGATTCACACTGGGGAACGGCCCTACAcgtgtggggagtgtgggaagagcttcagccagagctctgaCCTGGTGGTCCACCAGCGCCTTCACACAGGGGAACGCCCCTACAAGTGCTTGGAATGTGGAAAGAACTTCAGCAAGAGGTCCAGCCTCACATACCACCAGCGCTTCCACACTGGGGAACGGCCACATGTTTGCttggaatgtgggaagggctttaTCCAGAGCTCCCACCTCATCAGCCACCGCCGGCTGCACACCGGGGAACGGCCCTATAActgcttggagtgtgggaagagcttcaacCGCAGCTTCAGCCTCGTCATCCACCAACGTGTCCACACTGGGGAGCGGCCCCACGAGTGCCAcgagtgtgggaagaggtttcagagcagctccGATCTCGTCCTGCACCAGCGGATGCACGCgggggagaggcccttccgctgctCTGACTGCAGGAAGGCTTTCATCCGTAGCTCTGACCTGGTCAAGCACTGGCGCGTCCACACTGGGGAACGGCCCTACAcgtgtggggaatgtgggaagagcttcacccagagctctgctttgacCTCACACCAGCGGACCCACTGGTAA
- the LOC135460390 gene encoding zinc finger protein 660-like isoform X1, with product MPRSRSRGAGLCSGPPPPWPARGAGLCSGPPPALPARGAGLCSGPPPALPARPHGRGPVLAGMALRFWGPFRRAEDLSFPDFGQMEEETARKRKMLWDTQAGNDLHTEAREDKSPCQNLVEEAVLSSSTAQEFSKEEKPRRSPTRCSFKPSPGSSEEERPTQCQERSQSSELVIHEQLPDREKPYKCLECGKSFSWSSHLIRHQRIHTGERPYTCGECGKSFSQSSDLVVHQRLHTGERPYKCLECGKNFSKRSSLTYHQRFHTGERPHVCLECGKGFIQSSHLISHRRLHTGERPYNCLECGKSFNRSFSLVIHQRVHTGERPHECHECGKRFQSSSDLVLHQRMHAGERPFRCSDCRKAFIRSSDLVKHWRVHTGERPYTCGECGKSFTQSSALTSHQRTHW from the exons atGCCGCGTTCCCGGAGCCGCGGTGCGGGTTTGTGCTCGGGCCCGCCGCCTCCATGGCCAGCCCGCGGTGCGGGTTTGTGCTCGGGCCCGCCGCCTGCATTGCCTGCCCGCGGTGCGGGTTTGTGCTCGGGCCCGCCGCCTGCATTGCCTGCCCGCCCTCATGGCCGTGGCCCGGTGCTGGCGGGGATGGCACTCCGGTTCTGGGGGCCCTTCCGAAGAGCCGAG GACTTATCATTCCCTGACTTTGGCCAGATGGAGGAGGAGActgcgaggaagaggaagatgctctgggacacccaggcag GGAATGACCTGCACACAGAGGCCAGGGAAGACAAATCCCCATGTCAGAACCTCGTGGAAGAGGCTGTTTtaagcagctccacagcacaggaatTCAGCAAGGAGGAAAAGCCCCGGAGATCCCCCACAAGATGCAGCTTtaaacccagcccagggagctctgaggaggaaagacccacccagtgccaggaacgcagccagagctcagagctggtgatCCATGAGCAGCTTCCTGACAGGGAGAAGCCctacaagtgcttggagtgtgggaagagcttcagctgGAGCTCCCACCTCATCCGGCACCAGAGGATTCACACTGGGGAACGGCCCTACAcgtgtggggagtgtgggaagagcttcagccagagctctgaCCTGGTGGTCCACCAGCGCCTTCACACAGGGGAACGCCCCTACAAGTGCTTGGAATGTGGAAAGAACTTCAGCAAGAGGTCCAGCCTCACATACCACCAGCGCTTCCACACTGGGGAACGGCCACATGTTTGCttggaatgtgggaagggctttaTCCAGAGCTCCCACCTCATCAGCCACCGCCGGCTGCACACCGGGGAACGGCCCTATAActgcttggagtgtgggaagagcttcaacCGCAGCTTCAGCCTCGTCATCCACCAACGTGTCCACACTGGGGAGCGGCCCCACGAGTGCCAcgagtgtgggaagaggtttcagagcagctccGATCTCGTCCTGCACCAGCGGATGCACGCgggggagaggcccttccgctgctCTGACTGCAGGAAGGCTTTCATCCGTAGCTCTGACCTGGTCAAGCACTGGCGCGTCCACACTGGGGAACGGCCCTACAcgtgtggggaatgtgggaagagcttcacccagagctctgctttgacCTCACACCAGCGGACCCACTGGTAA